In one Nicotiana sylvestris chromosome 8, ASM39365v2, whole genome shotgun sequence genomic region, the following are encoded:
- the LOC104225622 gene encoding acid beta-fructofuranosidase 2, vacuolar, which yields MQKMAETNNSVPYTQLPAEDNNTSVNSPAGCRLRPKRVSFIALTGLVAALLLFVAVKYGKNEAEDVNPGPVPPQETVCNMLGSNLMPLTSMKTVARGVAEGVSAKSRGRFLGLRPFPWTKQMLAWQRTSFHFQPKKNWMNDPNGPLFYKGWYHLFYQYNPEAAVWGNIVWGHAVSRDLIHWQHLPVAMVADQWYDINGVWTGSATILPDGKLVMLYTGSTNESVQVQNLAYPADPSDPLLRKWVKYEGNPVLVPPPGIAAKDFRDPTTAWTTPQGKWRITIGSKVNKTGISLVYDTIDFKNFELLDGVLHGVPGTGMWECVDFYPVSKVVENGLDTSDNGPAVKHVLKSSLDDDRNDYYALGTYDAVAGKWVPDNPTIDVGIGLRYDYGNFYASKTFYDQEKKRRVLWAWITESDSEAADICKGWASLQPIPRTIKYDKKTGSNIITWPVAEVENLRFNSKEFDKVEVKPGNVVPLEVGTATQLDIMAEFEVDPKVLEKLEGSNATYECRSSGGSAERGALGPFGLLVLTDKGLSEQTPIYFYIAKDAAGNFTTFFCNDLTRSSEATDVRKLIYGSTVPVLQGEKLSLRTLVDHSIVESFAQNGRTAITSRVYPTKAIYEDAKLYLFNNATDVTITASVKIWQIHSANIQSS from the exons ATGCAAAAGATGGCGGAAACAAACAATAGCGTTCCTTACACCCAATTACCGGCGGAGGACAATAACACCTCCGTTAATTCTCCGGCCGGATGCCGGCTACGACCCAAAAGAGTGTCGTTTATAGCATTAACAGGGCTGGTGGCAGCTTTGTTACTTTTTGTGGCAGTGAAATATGGGAAAAACGAGGCGGAGGATGTGAATCCAGGGCCAGTACCACCACAAGAAACCGTGTGCAATATGCTTGGTTCTAATCTAATGCCGCTGACCAGCATGAAGACGGTGGCGCGTGGGGTGGCAGAAGGTGTCTCCGCCAAGTCACGCGGTCGTTTCTTGGGATTACGGCCGTTTCCATGGACCAAACAAATGTTGGCTTGGCAAAGAACATCCTTCCACTTTCAACCTAAGAAGAATTGGATGAATG ATCCTAATG gtCCCTTATTCTACAAAGGATGGTACCATTTGTTCTATCAATACAATCCAGAGGCTGCAGTATGGGGAAATATTGTATGGGGACATGCAGTTTCAAGAGACTTAATTCACTGGCAACACCTTCCAGTTGCTATGGTTGCGGATCAATGGTACGACATTAATGGTGTATGGACCGGATCCGCAACCATTTTACCCGATGGTAAACTCGTCATGTTGTATACTGGGTCAACCAACGAGTCAGTACAGGTTCAAAATTTAGCGTACCCGGCTGACCCATCGGATCCTCTCCTAAGAAAATGGGTCAAGTATGAGGGCAACCCGGTTCTTGTACCACCACCCGGAATTGCTGCTAAGGATTTCCGTGACCCCACCACTGCATGGACCACACCACAAGGCAAATGGCGGATTACTATTGGTTCAAAAGttaataaaactggaatttcatTGGTCTATGACACTATTGATTTTAAGAATTTTGAGTTGCTGGATGGGGTGCTCCATGGTGTACCGGGTACGGGTATGTGGGAATGTGTGGATTTTTACCCGGTTTCGAAAGTTGTTGAAAATGGGCTTGACACTTCAGATAATGGGCCTGCAGTAAAACATGTGTTAAAGTCCAGTCTTGATGATGATAGAAATGATTATTATGCACTTGGAACTTATGATGCTGTGGCTGGAAAATGGGTTCCTGATAATCCCACTATTGATGTTGGTATTGGATTAAGATATGATTATGGAAATTTTTATGCATCAAAAACATTTTATGAccaagagaaaaagagaagagtccTTTGGGCTTGGATTACTGAAAGTGATAGTGAAGCTGCTGATATTTGCAAAGGTTGGGCATCACTTCAG CCTATTCCAAGGACTATAAAATATGACAAGAAGACAGGAAGCAATATAATTACTTGGCCAGTGGCAGAGGTTGAGAATTTGAGATTTAACAGCAAGGAATTCGACAAGGTGGAGGTCAAACCAGGAAATGTTGTTCCACTAGAAGTTGGCACTGCCACTCAG TTGGACATAATGGCTGAGTTTGAAGTAGACCCTAAGGTCTTGGAGAAATTAGAAGGAAGTAATGCTACATATGAGTGCAGAAGCAGCGGTGGATCTGCTGAACGTGGTGCCTTAGGACCATTTGGTTTATTGGTTTTAACAGATAAGGGTTTATCCGAGCAAACTCCAATTTACTTCTACATTGCTAAAGACGCTGCTGGAAATTTCACCACATTCTTCTGCAATGATCTTACCAG GTCATCTGAAGCAACAGATGTTCGCAAACTAATCTACGGAAGCACAGTTCCAGTCCTCCAAGGAGAGAAGCTTTCTCTAAGAACACTG GTGGATCATTCAATAGTAGAAAGTTTTGCTCAAAATGGAAGGACAGCAATAACATCAAGGGTATATCCAACAAAGGCAATATATGAAGATGCTAAGCTCTACTTGTTTAACAATGCTACAGATGTTACCATTACTGCCTCGGTCAAGATTTGGCAAATACATTCTGCAAATATACAATCTAGTTAA